From Apium graveolens cultivar Ventura chromosome 9, ASM990537v1, whole genome shotgun sequence, the proteins below share one genomic window:
- the LOC141687493 gene encoding receptor-like protein kinase ANXUR1: protein MQDSSLPSEIPYMTARIFNAETSYKFSVNGSSRIFLRLHFYPSSYPNVNISNSYFSVKAGGLTLLNNFSAATTALALSQAYIIKEYTLAPSNSNDLSLTFKSSDKYSGSFAFLNGIEVIETPEMFDDNTGMVGFSGGDSEVTVEATTASMETMYRLNVGGQFVPPTKDSAGLMRSWYDDTAYIFGASSGVTNKANTTIRVGGLEDIVAPLDVYSTARTMGPDPNINKNYNLTWVFEVDANFTYLVRLHFCDYLYQKVNQRVFEIFINNQTASDTLDIIALAGGVNQPIKKDFAVHVSGKQDNNEIWVALHPNVGVKPEFYDAMLNGLEIFKLGDANSNLAGPNPELSDLMRKQQEHNNKKFAPKKSYLSAIIGGAAGGAAAFGIAAAIIFVVNNRKRRQPGDSISSWLPLYGHSHTSATNVSGKSHGSAAISSDAAANCRYFSLAEILQATKNFDESHVIGVGGFGKVYKGVIDGDMKVAIKRSNPSSEQGVNEFQTEIEMLSKLRHMHLVSLIGFCEEGNEMALVYDYMGKGTLREHLYNKNKVTLSWKQRLEICIGAARGLHYLHTGAKYTIIHRDVKTTNILLDDKWVAKVSDFGLSKTGPNMSQSHVSTVVKGSFGYLDPEYFRRQQLTEKSDVYSFGVVLFEILCGRPALNPSLPKEQVSLADYAMHCLRKGTLDEIIDPHLKGKVNPECIKKFAELAGKCLADHGTDRPSMGDVLWNLEFVLQLESNSTSVNHSPAPSGSIDYDNVKQIDHDTLMAMHRSTLSLGSEHDEKEQSDNPDEIFSQIVNQKGR, encoded by the coding sequence ATGCAAGATTCTTCACTCCCTTCTGAAATTCCATATATGACTGCTAGGATTTTTAATGCCGAGACTTCATATAAATTTTCTGTGAACGGAAGCAGTAGGATTTTTCTTAGGCTACATTTCTATCCATCTTCGTATCCGAATGTTAATATTTCCAACTCTTATTTCTCGGTTAAAGCTGGTGGACTTACCCTCTTGAACAATTTTAGTGCTGCCACAACTGCCCTGGCTTTATCACAGGCTTACATAATTAAAGAGTATACATTGGCACCTTCAAATTCGAATGACTTGAGTCTAACTTTCAAGTCTTCCGATAAGTATAGTGGGAGTtttgcttttcttaatggaattGAGGTAATAGAAACACCGGAGATGTTTGATGATAATACAGGAATGGTGGGATTTTCTGGTGGTGATTCGGAGGTGACAGTGGAGGCCACGACAGCCAGCATGGAGACAATGTACAGGTTGAATGTTGGTGGACAATTTGTTCCGCCAACAAAAGATTCAGCTGGTTTAATGAGGAGTTGGTATGATGATACAGCTTATATATTTGGTGCCTCTAGTGGTGTCACTAATAAGGCCAATACTACAATCAGAGTTGGAGGTTTGGAAGATATTGTAGCCCCTCTTGATGTGTATAGCACTGCAAGAACTATGGGTCCGGATCCAAATattaataagaattataacttgacATGGGTTTTTGAGGTTGATGCTAATTTTACCTATCTTGTGAGGCTTCATTTTTGTGACTATCTATATCAAAAGGTTAATCAAAGGGTGTTTGAGATTTTTATCAATAACCAAACTGCATCAGATACCTTGGACATCATTGCATTGGCAGGCGGAGTAAACCAGCCTATAAAAAAGGATTTTGCTGTACATGTGAGTGGTAAACAGGACAATAATGAGATTTGGGTGGCACTTCATCCTAATGTAGGTGTTAAGCCTGAGTTTTATGATGCAATGTTGAATGGATTGGAGATATTTAAGCTTGGTGATGCAAACTCGAACTTGGCAGGACCCAACCCAGAGTTATCAGATTTAATGCGTAAACAACAGGAGCACAATAACAAGAAATTTGCTCCAAAGAAAAGCTACTTAAGTGCAATAATTGGTGGAgctgcaggtggtgctgctgctttTGGCATTGCGGCTGCCATAATATTTGTTGTCAATAACAGGAAAAGGAGACAGCCAGGGGATTCAATATCTAGTTGGCTGCCACTTTACGGACACTCTCATACTTCAGCTACTAATGTCTCTGGAAAGAGCCATGGTAGTGCAGCTATTTCATCTGATGCAGCCGCCAATTGCAGGTATTTCTCCTTGGCTGAAATCTTACAGGCAACCAAGAACTTTGACGAATCTCATGTTATTGGTGTTGGTGGATTCGGGAAGGTCTATAAAGGTGTTATTGATGGAGATATGAAGGTGGCTATTAAAAGATCAAACCCCTCTTCAGAACAAGGGGTTAATGAATTTCAGACCGAAATTGAGATGCTTTCAAAGCTGAGGCATATGCATTTGGTGTCCCTGATTGGGTTTTGTGAAGAGGGTAATGAGATGGCACTGGTTTATGACTACATGGGAAAAGGAACTTTGAGGGAACAtctttataataaaaataaagtcaCTCTTTCTTGGAAGCAAAGGCTGGAAATCTGTATTGGTGCAGCAAGGGGATTGCATTATCTACACACTGGGGCCAAGTACACAATTATTCATAGGGATGTCAAGACCACCAACATTCTTCTGGATGATAAATGGGTTGCAAAAGTATCTGATTTTGGGTTATCTAAAACAGGTCCCAACATGAGTCAAAGCCATGTTAGCACTGTTGTAAAGGGTAGCTTTGGTTACTTGGATCCAGAGTATTTCAGAAGACAACAGTTGACAGAAAAATCTGATGTTTATTCATTTGGGGTTGTTCTTTTTGAGATTTTGTGCGGAAGACCCGCTCTCAATCCTAGCCTTCCCAAGGAACAGGTAAGCCTTGCTGATTATGCTATGCATTGTCTGAGAAAAGGGACATTGGACGAGATAATAGATCCCCACCTCAAAGGAAAAGTAAATCCCGAGTGTATAAAGAAATTTGCTGAATTGGCTGGAAAGTGTTTAGCTGATCATGGAACGGATCGCCCCTCAATGGGAGACGTCCTATGGAACCTTGAATTTGTTCTGCAACTGGAGTCAAATTCCACCAGTGTGAATCATTCTCCAGCACCAAGTGGAAGCATTGACTATGACAATGTTAAACAGATTGATCACGACACTTTAATGGCTATGCACAGGAGCACTCTAAGCCTTGGAAGCGAACACGATGAAAAAGAACAATCAGATAATCCTGATGAGATCTTCTCACAAATTGTCAACCAGAAGGGGAGGTGA